Within Acidaminococcus timonensis, the genomic segment ACCGTGGCCGTTCCGTTATCCCGCACATCCTCCGGCATCTCCGCGTAGGTATAGCCGTAGTACGGATAGGGCTGGTGCATATCCAGGGTCTTGCAGACCAGAAGCATTTTTTCATTCCTGTGTTCAGCCAGGGTCTTCAGGGTGAAGTCATACATCACATCATTGTGGAAGCCCCAGCCGCTGGCGCCCTTGTATCCCAGGTTGCCCAGATCCTCTTTGGCCAGGTAATGCTCCATGCCGAACTGGGCCGGATATTCCCGGTATTCATTGGCATAGTACCGGCTGGAGGCGTTGACGAAATAGCCGCTATACCCGGCCTGCTGCACACTGCGGAACAGGGACGGCTGCTTCTGCCCCGGCAGGTCCTTATCATAGATCAGCTGGGATCGGAACGTGGCGTTCAATCCCTGGGTGGTGGGCACAGCCGAGGAATAATAATGATCGATGTGGGGATACTTCTTCACCAGGGAATCCAGATACGGGGTGGCATCAGCCGGTATATTGGGATTGTAGTAATGGAGATAGTCCCGATGGACGCTTTCCAGGATCAGCATAACCACCCGGTCGTAGGCCGGTTTCTCCAGGGGTACCGGTTTCCCTTTCGGCAGGATGCCCAGCCGGGTAAGTTCCGCCACATCTTTGTCCGTCAGCTCCCGTTCCTGGAACTTCCAGGGATCCTGCACCACCTTATCGGTCTTGAAGAACGCCTTCTGGAAGAAGTTCACATTGATGGGATAGGCCACCATGGTCCGGGTGGGGCGGCGGCTCTTTTCCATATCCACTTCGATATCCAGGCCGTTTGTATTGTCGATAGCCAGGTACACACCCTCGGCCAGCAGCCAGTAGCCGCCGTTCAGTACCATGGTAAGCAACGCCACCAGGAGCAGGGACCAGGGCAGGTTGGGTTTGTGCCGCCGGGGCGTGCTGACCCGGAACAGGGGAATGAACAGCAGAAGGATCACTCCGAGCAGTCCCAGCTGCCAGTTCTCCGTGGTGGCCAGGATGCCCTTGGCGGCGTACACATTCAGGTTGTCGAACAAGACGCTCTCCACGTGCATGGACGTATTCCAGAAATAGATCCCGTCCCCCAGGATCAGCACGCAGGTCACATAAAAGACCAGGAAATAGATGGCCTTCCACAGCCTATTGGGCCAGTGGTGATAAATCATGGCCGCCAGCAGCACCAGCACGATGTTGTTGAACAGTCCGGCCAGTACCGACAGGGTGGTCATAAAGCCCGGATCCAGTTCCAGATACGTGACCATGAACAGAGCGTCCAGCAGATACAACGCCCCTGTCACAGCCACCGGAAAATACCGGTGGATCCGGTCCGGGATCCGTTTCCGGCGGGCATACAGCAGCAGTGCCACCAGAGAAAGGAGCACATCCCGCAGAAAATAGTTCAGGGTATGGTACCAGAATTCCGCCCAGGGAAAGGGCGTGATCTCCTTCAAAAAGTTCCAGCGATACCCGGCCTCTGCCATGAAGCAAATGACCAGGAACAGGATGTATGCGAGTTTCTTTTTCACAGCAGCCCCCTCAGGAAATGAATTGCAGCGGTTTGGGCAGCAGAATGATGGACAGCGGCGAATCCACCACTGCATCCCCGTCCAGTTCGGCCGCAAACTTCTTCACATTGCAGCGGATATCCACCTGGGTAGCCGGATAGATTTCCACGCTTTTGTCCAGGTTCAGCATATCAGCCGCGATCAGGGCCGTATATCGCAAAAAGTCCACGCAGCGTCCCTTTGTGAACAGGCACACATGCATGGTGGGTTTCGACAGGGACCCTCCGTTGACCAGAGAGAACCGCCCCGCATAATAGCGGCTCTTGGTCACGATGACGGAACTGGCCTGATGCCAGGTTCCGTCGTCGTTGATCATGACCTGGAAGCGATACTTCCAGTTGTGGAGCAGCATTTCGTTGCCCAGCACCCGGCCGCTCTGGCGCACATAGGCCAGGGTGGAAAGGTACTTCTTTTCCCTGGGTGTCACCTGCTTCACCACCATGGAATCCACGCCAATCCCGGCCACGGTAAGGAAAATCCTGTCGTTGGCCTTTCCCAGGCACACCGGGGTGGTGACGCCCTTGGAGACCCGGTACATCCAGTTGTGCACATCGGTCTTCTGCATCAGTTCCTTGGCTACCAGGTTCACGGTACCAGCTGGATAGATGCT encodes:
- a CDS encoding LTA synthase family protein, with protein sequence MKKKLAYILFLVICFMAEAGYRWNFLKEITPFPWAEFWYHTLNYFLRDVLLSLVALLLYARRKRIPDRIHRYFPVAVTGALYLLDALFMVTYLELDPGFMTTLSVLAGLFNNIVLVLLAAMIYHHWPNRLWKAIYFLVFYVTCVLILGDGIYFWNTSMHVESVLFDNLNVYAAKGILATTENWQLGLLGVILLLFIPLFRVSTPRRHKPNLPWSLLLVALLTMVLNGGYWLLAEGVYLAIDNTNGLDIEVDMEKSRRPTRTMVAYPINVNFFQKAFFKTDKVVQDPWKFQERELTDKDVAELTRLGILPKGKPVPLEKPAYDRVVMLILESVHRDYLHYYNPNIPADATPYLDSLVKKYPHIDHYYSSAVPTTQGLNATFRSQLIYDKDLPGQKQPSLFRSVQQAGYSGYFVNASSRYYANEYREYPAQFGMEHYLAKEDLGNLGYKGASGWGFHNDVMYDFTLKTLAEHRNEKMLLVCKTLDMHQPYPYYGYTYAEMPEDVRDNGTATVCGMYWVDKTIQHFFEEAEKEGLMDDRTLFIVTADHNPHSGGEYKKLVENPQDKQSVAPIPVIFISKNLQPLKDLDESIYASQQDMAPTLLSLLALPTPDEFMGRNLLQPGNERSYALGYFGGKAYYYSQPEYVVATLDEEHPDTEAKDAIANYLMCGYVKRHLEFLQK
- a CDS encoding diacylglycerol/lipid kinase family protein; this encodes MLRHKVDIEAFQKVLLIHNRNSGKQNFFSGIHSNVESIARQLMRMYGPERFQYVTVGTFGETQAAGKKICEEKIQWVIVAGGDGTLRTLVEECVDKDYWPYISIYPAGTVNLVAKELMQKTDVHNWMYRVSKGVTTPVCLGKANDRIFLTVAGIGVDSMVVKQVTPREKKYLSTLAYVRQSGRVLGNEMLLHNWKYRFQVMINDDGTWHQASSVIVTKSRYYAGRFSLVNGGSLSKPTMHVCLFTKGRCVDFLRYTALIAADMLNLDKSVEIYPATQVDIRCNVKKFAAELDGDAVVDSPLSIILLPKPLQFIS